In Nocardioides cavernae, a single genomic region encodes these proteins:
- a CDS encoding GNAT family N-acetyltransferase encodes MDYDFAILDFSDESDEAVARRRGWVGAVLRGFRDPRPEDELIDRWVRHYRADEVVVRGAWLPEGEFGAGPMPVATYASLDKTLNAGRELLPLRMITDVTTSAAHRRRGLLRRMIEDDLDDAVAKGVPIAALTASEATIYGRWGFGPATFRHGVDVNTTTGFAFRSFTDPGRVELLEPAEAWPHVKGVFDTFHARQRGSVDWPAQYEDMHTGAYDFNGSGGNRKIRTAVHLDDGRRVDGFAIFKHDEKDTVKVDEMAALTPQAQLGLWSFLASLDRVKTVTFNIVHPDDPLMWALADLNRVKTTELEEFLWLRVLDVPRALEARPWAADGTVVLEVDDPQGHGAGRFLATTRDGVATVTRTDDEATVRVTAETLGALYLGNVPVPQLRRAGRVDGADDDVRRFAAMADLREPAYNLTGF; translated from the coding sequence GTGGACTACGACTTCGCCATCCTGGACTTCTCCGACGAGTCCGACGAGGCGGTCGCCCGGCGCCGCGGCTGGGTCGGTGCTGTCCTGCGCGGCTTCCGCGACCCCCGCCCCGAGGACGAGCTCATCGACCGGTGGGTACGTCACTACCGCGCCGACGAGGTCGTCGTCCGAGGCGCGTGGCTGCCCGAGGGCGAGTTCGGCGCCGGGCCGATGCCGGTCGCGACGTACGCCAGCCTCGACAAGACGCTGAACGCCGGCCGTGAGCTGCTGCCGCTGCGGATGATCACCGACGTCACCACCAGCGCCGCCCACCGGCGCCGCGGCCTGCTGCGCCGGATGATCGAGGACGACCTCGACGACGCCGTGGCGAAGGGGGTCCCGATCGCGGCGCTGACCGCGTCCGAGGCCACCATCTACGGCCGGTGGGGCTTCGGGCCGGCGACGTTCCGGCACGGCGTGGACGTCAACACGACCACCGGCTTCGCGTTCCGGTCGTTCACCGACCCCGGCCGCGTCGAGCTCCTCGAGCCGGCTGAGGCCTGGCCGCACGTGAAGGGGGTCTTCGACACGTTCCACGCCCGGCAGCGCGGGTCGGTCGACTGGCCGGCGCAGTACGAAGACATGCACACCGGGGCCTACGACTTCAACGGCAGCGGCGGCAACCGCAAGATCCGCACCGCGGTCCACCTCGACGACGGCAGGCGCGTCGACGGCTTCGCGATCTTCAAGCACGACGAGAAGGACACCGTGAAGGTCGACGAGATGGCCGCGCTCACGCCGCAGGCGCAGCTCGGGCTGTGGTCGTTCCTGGCGTCGCTGGACCGGGTGAAGACCGTGACCTTCAACATCGTCCACCCCGACGACCCGCTGATGTGGGCGCTGGCCGACCTCAACCGGGTGAAGACCACCGAGCTCGAGGAGTTCCTCTGGCTGCGCGTCCTCGACGTCCCGCGGGCGCTCGAGGCCCGCCCCTGGGCGGCCGACGGGACGGTCGTCCTCGAGGTCGACGACCCGCAGGGACACGGGGCGGGGCGCTTCCTGGCGACCACCCGGGACGGCGTCGCGACGGTCACCCGCACCGACGACGAGGCGACCGTCCGGGTCACGGCCGAGACCCTCGGCGCGCTCTACCTCGGCAACGTGCCGGTGCCGCAGCTGCGCCGGGCCGGGCGGGTCGACGGCGCGGACGACGACGTACGACGCTTCGCCGCGATGGCGGACCTCCGCGAGCCGGCCTACAACCTCACGGGGTTCTGA